The Afipia massiliensis genome has a segment encoding these proteins:
- a CDS encoding Spy/CpxP family protein refolding chaperone, translated as MKKVILASVAAVAIIGSTAVYAEHRHHHHHRMSTEDRAAFVDAKIAAVKAGLKLTPEQEKMWPPVEAAVRDFAKQRIAMANARASERDARRAARDQKGSQDGKPATADQARDPMVRLRDRADRMAETAAGLKKIADAADPLYKSLDDGQKRRLTMLTRMGGHHGWRGRSFERGLDGDRFDRDRGPGRDRGAGDSERL; from the coding sequence ATGAAGAAAGTTATTCTCGCGAGCGTTGCGGCAGTCGCCATCATCGGCTCGACCGCCGTCTATGCGGAGCACCGCCACCACCACCATCATCGCATGAGCACGGAAGACCGCGCGGCATTCGTCGATGCGAAGATCGCGGCTGTGAAGGCCGGCCTGAAGCTCACGCCGGAGCAGGAAAAGATGTGGCCGCCGGTCGAGGCGGCGGTGCGCGATTTCGCCAAGCAGCGGATTGCGATGGCCAATGCGCGCGCCAGCGAGCGCGATGCGCGGCGCGCGGCACGGGATCAGAAGGGCTCTCAGGACGGCAAGCCGGCAACGGCCGATCAGGCCCGCGACCCGATGGTGCGGCTGCGCGACCGGGCCGACAGGATGGCGGAGACCGCCGCTGGCCTGAAGAAGATCGCCGACGCCGCCGATCCGCTCTACAAGAGCCTCGATGACGGCCAGAAGCGGCGGCTGACGATGCTGACCCGCATGGGCGGGCATCACGGCTGGCGCGGACGGAGCTTCGAGCGCGGTCTGGACGGCGACCGATTCGACCGGGATCGCGGCCCTGGCCGGGACCGTGGCGCAGGGGACTCCGAGCGCCTCTGA
- a CDS encoding Bug family tripartite tricarboxylate transporter substrate binding protein translates to MLVSVSTASFADTWPSRTIKFIVPFPAGGAADTIARIYADKLSEALKQSIVVENKPGAGTAIAAEFVAKADPDGYTLSLASAGQLTILPHINRSITYDPFKSFAPVSLLASVPYVVAASPDTPVSTLKELIAAAKSEPGKFTYSSCGPGTLCHLSGELFKNLTGTDLLHVPFKGSAPAINALLGSQVNLAFDTLTVLAPQIRDGKIKGLVVTSRERSPQLPNVPTAAEAGLPGLVVDSWFGLVAPAATPTAILQRLNAEVIRIGNLPDVRERLGAQGLSVTTTTPEAFTQTIHADYERWGKVVDSSGAKIN, encoded by the coding sequence TTGCTCGTCAGCGTCAGCACCGCATCGTTCGCCGATACGTGGCCAAGCCGAACGATCAAATTCATCGTGCCGTTTCCGGCGGGCGGTGCCGCTGACACCATCGCGCGGATCTATGCCGACAAGCTCAGCGAAGCGCTCAAACAATCCATTGTGGTCGAGAACAAGCCAGGCGCTGGCACAGCCATCGCAGCGGAATTCGTCGCCAAGGCCGATCCGGACGGTTACACGCTCTCGCTTGCTTCGGCTGGGCAGCTCACGATCCTGCCGCACATCAACAGGTCCATCACTTACGACCCCTTCAAAAGCTTCGCTCCTGTTTCGCTTCTAGCGTCGGTCCCTTATGTGGTCGCGGCCAGCCCTGATACACCCGTATCGACTCTCAAGGAGCTGATCGCTGCCGCAAAGAGCGAGCCGGGCAAATTTACGTACTCGTCGTGCGGCCCCGGCACGCTCTGCCACCTGAGCGGTGAACTCTTCAAAAACCTGACCGGGACAGACCTGCTGCATGTGCCGTTCAAAGGCAGCGCGCCAGCCATCAACGCACTGCTCGGCAGCCAGGTGAACCTTGCCTTCGACACCCTGACCGTCCTCGCGCCTCAAATCAGAGACGGCAAGATCAAGGGACTGGTCGTTACCAGCCGCGAACGGTCGCCCCAACTTCCCAACGTCCCTACGGCCGCCGAAGCTGGTTTGCCGGGCCTGGTCGTCGACTCCTGGTTTGGCCTCGTGGCTCCCGCAGCAACGCCGACAGCCATTCTCCAGCGACTGAACGCCGAAGTGATCCGCATCGGGAATCTCCCTGACGTGCGGGAACGCCTTGGCGCGCAGGGCCTGAGCGTCACGACGACAACGCCGGAAGCATTCACTCAGACGATCCACGCGGACTATGAGCGTTGGGGCAAGGTGGTGGATAGCTCCGGCGCCAAAATCAATTGA
- a CDS encoding TetR/AcrR family transcriptional regulator has translation MARWNNAVASATELKNLRKDALYREAAKAFRRNGYHGTSLDEIAEGLGISKPTLYHYVKTKRDLLYQCHMAAAEQALSTVCRDEGVTGIERLRRTTSAYVRSMIGEQSYSVIILEEKSLSPVQLSTVVHERDRFEGALISMVLEGQQDGTILPGEPRFVVFNVLGAVNWVTKWYRPGGSWSEADVGEGVAGFVCRGLAAPGVTIEGSQLLPRLPLMATMSVRKT, from the coding sequence GTGGCTCGCTGGAATAACGCCGTTGCCAGCGCAACGGAACTCAAGAATCTCCGGAAGGACGCGCTGTACCGTGAGGCGGCAAAGGCCTTTCGCCGCAATGGCTATCACGGGACCTCGCTCGACGAGATCGCCGAGGGCTTGGGGATCAGCAAGCCGACCCTCTATCACTATGTCAAAACCAAGCGGGATCTTCTGTATCAGTGCCACATGGCGGCCGCCGAGCAGGCGCTGTCCACGGTGTGCCGGGACGAGGGCGTCACCGGCATCGAGCGACTCCGGCGGACGACGTCAGCCTATGTTCGATCAATGATCGGCGAGCAGAGCTATAGCGTTATTATTCTTGAGGAAAAATCGCTTTCCCCGGTCCAGCTTTCGACCGTCGTGCATGAGCGTGATCGCTTCGAGGGCGCTCTGATCTCGATGGTGCTGGAGGGGCAGCAGGACGGCACGATCCTTCCCGGGGAACCGCGGTTCGTGGTCTTCAACGTGCTCGGCGCGGTCAACTGGGTCACCAAATGGTACCGGCCCGGTGGCTCCTGGAGCGAGGCGGATGTCGGCGAGGGGGTCGCAGGCTTTGTCTGCCGCGGCCTTGCGGCGCCCGGAGTCACGATCGAGGGTAGCCAATTACTGCCGCGATTGCCGTTGATGGCAACAATGTCAGTGCGGAAAACCTAG
- a CDS encoding ABC transporter ATP-binding protein — MGLSKRFGGVQALRDVSFAMDRGQVVGLIGPNGSGKSTCVNLLSGTLPVSAGEVWLDDELLTGKPIDAAVVKGLSRTFQSTQIFPEDTALENVMLGCHTLFKQGPAKSVLRTASAKRENLELVTHAERSLALVGLAERRDQIASTLSAAEQRLLMIAVALASKPKVILLDEPAAGMVASERRALAGIIRSLPSHGISVLVIEHHMGLIMEVCDRIVVLNFGQKIAEGTPAEIRNNQAVIDAYLGHRDHA, encoded by the coding sequence GTGGGACTCTCGAAGCGCTTCGGCGGCGTGCAGGCGTTGCGCGATGTGTCGTTCGCGATGGATCGCGGACAGGTCGTCGGGCTGATCGGGCCAAACGGCTCCGGCAAATCGACCTGCGTCAATCTTCTCTCCGGCACTCTGCCTGTCAGCGCAGGCGAAGTTTGGCTCGACGATGAACTGCTGACCGGCAAGCCGATTGATGCGGCTGTGGTCAAAGGCCTGTCGCGCACCTTCCAGAGCACGCAGATATTCCCTGAAGATACCGCGCTCGAAAATGTGATGCTCGGGTGTCACACCCTGTTCAAGCAGGGCCCGGCGAAGTCCGTTCTGCGCACAGCTTCGGCCAAACGCGAAAATCTCGAACTGGTCACCCATGCCGAGCGCTCGCTTGCATTGGTCGGCCTTGCGGAGCGCCGGGATCAGATCGCTTCGACGCTGTCGGCGGCCGAGCAGCGCCTGCTGATGATCGCTGTGGCGCTGGCATCAAAGCCCAAGGTCATTCTGCTCGACGAGCCAGCGGCGGGCATGGTCGCCAGCGAGCGCCGCGCCTTGGCAGGCATCATCCGCTCTCTGCCGTCACACGGCATCAGCGTGCTGGTGATCGAACATCACATGGGGCTGATCATGGAGGTCTGCGACCGCATCGTCGTGCTGAACTTCGGCCAGAAGATTGCCGAGGGCACTCCAGCTGAAATCCGTAACAATCAGGCGGTCATCGACGCCTATCTTGGGCATCGCGATCATGCTTGA
- a CDS encoding ABC transporter ATP-binding protein, protein MLEVSDLRIAYGQVEVVHGVSFNVRQGECVALIGPNGAGKSTILKTVCGLMSPIGGSIMFDGRSTAGLPGHTIAGLGISMCPEGRQVFPEMTVMENLQLGAYTRRRSAIKNDLDEMMTLFPRLRERAGQNAGTLSGGEQEMVAIARALMARPKLCIFDEPSLGIAPRVVDEIEQTLLAIKARGVTILLVEQSVSMALRVADRGYVIEAGLIVLEGSSAELSGNKDVQNAYLGF, encoded by the coding sequence ATGCTTGAAGTCTCCGATCTGCGTATTGCTTACGGCCAGGTCGAGGTCGTGCATGGTGTGTCCTTCAATGTGCGCCAGGGCGAATGCGTCGCGCTGATTGGCCCGAACGGCGCCGGCAAATCCACCATTCTGAAGACCGTCTGCGGGCTGATGTCGCCAATCGGCGGCTCGATCATGTTCGATGGCCGCTCCACGGCGGGCTTGCCTGGCCACACGATTGCAGGACTCGGCATTTCGATGTGTCCGGAAGGCCGTCAGGTCTTTCCGGAAATGACCGTGATGGAGAACCTGCAGCTCGGCGCCTATACGCGCCGGCGTAGCGCGATCAAGAACGACCTCGATGAGATGATGACGCTGTTTCCACGCTTGCGCGAGCGCGCCGGGCAGAATGCCGGAACGCTGTCGGGCGGCGAGCAGGAAATGGTGGCGATCGCGCGTGCGCTGATGGCGCGCCCGAAACTCTGCATTTTCGATGAGCCCTCGCTCGGCATCGCGCCACGCGTGGTCGATGAAATCGAACAGACGCTGCTGGCGATCAAGGCGCGGGGCGTCACCATTCTGCTGGTCGAGCAGTCGGTTTCGATGGCGCTTCGCGTTGCCGACCGCGGCTACGTGATCGAGGCGGGACTGATCGTGCTTGAAGGGTCATCGGCCGAGCTCTCGGGCAACAAGGACGTCCAGAACGCCTATCTCGGTTTTTGA
- a CDS encoding ABC transporter substrate-binding protein, with amino-acid sequence MKKLLGAVLSAALIGAPGAFAAEKTLTIGYSDALTGGGAVYGVPQKKAIDLAIEEINGAGGIKVGADNYKIKTIEYDDKADSTEATNVARKLIDRDDVKFILGYCCSASGGAMASFIGREDVIVLVGTAGARSITSIGNKNVFRTRPPGDYTGAAAGKFIAQQGVKTLGVLAVRDVALFTQYRDALVKAFEEAGGKVVAIETFGGQDRDMTAQLTKLRGLNPDALFVSGYVEQVAFSHRQAAELGIKVQRYGFSGGSAEQFTKVATAEQMNGAWDLLAIEFNADVLGPKAVAFADRYKKKYNENPTPNLAYAYDQVYVLRDALQAAQTTTDLKKIQDTIRALPVPKEALLKYLPINGRMFDDKGQAYISNGAFQWKNGNWAFVKELPSDAAAYSNFLKTVKD; translated from the coding sequence ATGAAGAAATTGTTGGGAGCGGTGCTGTCCGCAGCGCTGATCGGAGCGCCCGGCGCATTCGCCGCCGAAAAGACGCTGACAATCGGTTACAGCGATGCGCTGACCGGCGGCGGCGCCGTCTACGGCGTGCCGCAGAAGAAGGCGATCGATCTTGCGATCGAGGAGATCAACGGCGCCGGCGGCATCAAGGTGGGCGCGGACAACTACAAGATCAAGACCATCGAGTATGACGACAAGGCGGACTCGACCGAAGCCACCAACGTCGCACGCAAGCTGATCGACCGCGACGACGTCAAGTTCATCCTCGGCTATTGCTGCTCCGCCTCGGGCGGCGCGATGGCATCGTTCATCGGCCGTGAAGACGTCATCGTGCTGGTCGGCACCGCAGGTGCGCGCTCGATCACCTCGATCGGCAACAAGAACGTGTTCCGTACCCGTCCGCCCGGTGACTACACCGGCGCAGCCGCGGGCAAGTTCATCGCCCAGCAGGGCGTGAAGACTCTTGGCGTTCTCGCCGTGCGCGACGTGGCGCTGTTCACCCAGTACCGCGATGCGCTGGTCAAGGCATTCGAGGAAGCGGGCGGCAAGGTCGTTGCGATCGAAACCTTCGGCGGTCAGGACCGTGACATGACCGCCCAGCTGACCAAGCTGCGTGGCCTCAATCCGGATGCGCTGTTCGTGTCGGGCTATGTCGAGCAGGTTGCCTTCAGCCACCGTCAGGCTGCCGAGCTCGGCATCAAGGTTCAGCGTTATGGCTTCTCCGGCGGCAGCGCCGAGCAGTTCACCAAGGTTGCCACCGCCGAGCAGATGAACGGCGCATGGGATCTTCTGGCGATTGAGTTCAATGCCGACGTCCTCGGTCCGAAGGCAGTCGCCTTCGCCGATCGCTACAAGAAGAAGTACAACGAGAACCCGACGCCGAACCTGGCCTATGCCTACGATCAGGTCTATGTGCTGCGAGACGCGCTGCAGGCAGCGCAAACCACGACCGACCTGAAGAAGATTCAGGACACGATCCGCGCGCTGCCGGTGCCGAAGGAAGCGTTATTGAAGTACCTGCCGATCAACGGCCGGATGTTCGACGACAAGGGCCAGGCCTACATCTCCAATGGCGCGTTCCAGTGGAAGAATGGCAACTGGGCTTTCGTCAAGGAGCTTCCGTCGGATGCTGCGGCCTATTCGAACTTCCTGAAGACGGTCAAGGATTGA
- a CDS encoding branched-chain amino acid ABC transporter permease, whose translation MLIDFIQQIFNGLVVGSIYTLIALGLTTIFGILGIAHFAHGSVAMFGGYLTYFLISALGIGLLPSFILAMAVGALLGVVLERVAYYPVRNAPPINSFIIALGLTLIIEKLNLLAFGIDQVIIPTPFVNVINIGGVTMPELRIYVLVIAAILVIGMTLLIQRTWIGMAVRAVAQNRLAAVLMGINVNSVSMFVFALSSALGVAAGVLVGALFAVAPGVSSGLVIKGFAVLILGGLGSIPGAIVGGMVLGVSEAFAAAFVSSAYKDVISFLLMILVLLVRPEGLMRRSSR comes from the coding sequence ATGCTCATCGATTTCATCCAGCAGATCTTCAACGGCCTCGTAGTCGGCAGCATCTACACGCTGATCGCACTCGGCCTGACGACGATCTTCGGCATTCTCGGCATCGCGCACTTCGCACATGGCAGCGTCGCCATGTTCGGCGGATACCTGACCTATTTCCTGATCTCCGCGCTCGGGATCGGCCTGTTGCCGTCATTCATTCTGGCGATGGCTGTCGGCGCGCTGCTCGGCGTCGTTCTTGAGCGCGTCGCGTACTATCCGGTGCGTAATGCACCCCCGATCAACTCCTTCATTATCGCGCTCGGACTGACCCTGATTATCGAAAAGCTGAATCTGCTCGCGTTCGGTATCGATCAGGTCATCATTCCGACGCCGTTCGTCAATGTCATCAATATCGGCGGCGTGACCATGCCGGAGCTGCGCATCTATGTGCTGGTGATCGCCGCGATCCTGGTCATCGGTATGACGCTTCTGATCCAGCGTACGTGGATCGGCATGGCGGTTCGCGCCGTTGCGCAGAATCGCCTTGCGGCAGTGCTGATGGGCATCAACGTCAATTCCGTGTCGATGTTCGTATTCGCGCTGAGTTCCGCGCTGGGCGTCGCGGCCGGCGTGCTGGTCGGCGCGCTGTTCGCGGTGGCGCCGGGCGTCAGCAGCGGGCTCGTCATCAAGGGCTTTGCGGTGCTGATCCTCGGCGGCCTGGGCTCGATCCCCGGCGCGATCGTCGGCGGCATGGTGCTCGGCGTGTCCGAAGCATTCGCTGCGGCGTTCGTGTCGTCGGCCTATAAAGACGTGATCTCGTTCCTGCTGATGATCCTTGTTCTGCTGGTGCGACCTGAAGGCCTGATGCGCAGGAGCAGCCGCTGA
- a CDS encoding branched-chain amino acid ABC transporter permease, translating to MWTRFAIVAVIAAAIVFPLFVTVNYFIHLAILAMIFMIVAQGANVIQGYTGYVSIAQGAFMGIGAYASALLSMRAGFPVWLSMLVAPAITAVAAAIAGYPSLRVKGHYFAIVTLAMNMVVFIVLVNWISLTKGEPGLPSIPSPEAINLGFIEIAFEKRRAFYYLALAALVLVMWIVAAVVRSRVGRVLLAIRQNETFAEAAGIACWKYKLFAFIFSASLAGFGGAIYAHYMGFINPTPFSADASLNAILAVILGGSGTLTGPLIGGALTVILPEALRVAEIYRLIAYGLLLILVVIFLPRGLVPAMVDGVRSITGRGKKAP from the coding sequence ATGTGGACGCGATTTGCCATTGTTGCGGTCATTGCTGCCGCAATCGTCTTTCCGCTGTTCGTGACGGTGAACTACTTCATCCACCTCGCGATCCTGGCGATGATCTTCATGATCGTTGCACAGGGCGCCAACGTCATTCAGGGTTATACCGGCTATGTCTCGATCGCGCAGGGCGCGTTCATGGGCATCGGCGCCTATGCGTCGGCGTTGTTGAGCATGCGCGCGGGGTTTCCGGTGTGGCTGTCGATGCTGGTGGCCCCGGCCATCACGGCGGTCGCTGCGGCGATCGCGGGCTATCCGTCGCTTCGGGTCAAGGGCCATTACTTCGCCATCGTGACGCTGGCGATGAATATGGTGGTGTTCATCGTGCTGGTGAACTGGATCTCGCTGACCAAGGGAGAGCCTGGTCTGCCGAGCATTCCGTCGCCTGAGGCGATCAATCTCGGCTTCATTGAAATCGCATTCGAGAAGCGCCGCGCCTTTTACTATCTTGCGCTGGCGGCGCTGGTTCTCGTCATGTGGATTGTGGCCGCTGTGGTGCGGTCGCGGGTCGGCCGGGTGTTGCTGGCGATCCGCCAGAATGAGACCTTCGCTGAAGCTGCAGGCATCGCCTGCTGGAAGTACAAACTGTTCGCGTTCATCTTCAGCGCGTCGCTGGCAGGCTTCGGCGGCGCGATCTACGCGCACTACATGGGCTTCATCAATCCGACACCGTTCTCCGCGGATGCATCGCTCAACGCTATTCTTGCGGTCATTCTGGGTGGCAGCGGTACGCTGACCGGCCCGCTGATCGGCGGTGCGCTGACGGTGATCCTGCCGGAAGCGCTGCGCGTGGCTGAAATCTATCGCCTGATCGCCTATGGTCTATTGCTGATCCTGGTGGTGATCTTCCTGCCGCGTGGTCTGGTGCCGGCGATGGTGGATGGTGTCAGGTCGATCACGGGCAGGGGGAAGAAGGCTCCGTGA
- a CDS encoding class I adenylate-forming enzyme family protein, with protein sequence MSVHIGSFVRHHAISQPDAPALRVGEQALSYRTLDRRAAGCAMRLRDFGVAANDRVMFVLPNCVEWVVLYQGTLQAGAIPVPINPLLAAAELAAIITDCEPRVVFARAAMAAQLRESIGDVSSVVDIDAQPFTSDEADPQPLPRAGSDDVALILYSSGSTGLPKGIELTHANIFWNAQAFAFDLLRLTPDDRGLTGLPLSHVFGHTCLYTAFLFAGASITLVERFDAAAILAMIHSQRITVFMGVPTMYWTLLREEIPAGFDLSSWRACVAGGQALPEDVHRKFEIKFGVAISEGYGMTEASPSVTGCRLWGAPRKSGSAGQPYLGVQLRIVDDEGRDVPRGERGEILVAGPGVARGYFRQPDMTAQTFRDGWLHSGDIGYVDADGFLFVVDRKKEMIISGGYNIYPREIEEVAHAVEGVYEVAAIGVPDDRLGERIVAYVVLDAGASVPEATLLQRCSDQLARYKVPREVRFMEALPRNATGKIDRRRLRDLGRDPQ encoded by the coding sequence GTGAGCGTACATATCGGCAGCTTCGTTCGGCATCACGCCATCTCGCAGCCCGACGCGCCGGCGCTGCGCGTGGGCGAGCAGGCGCTGAGCTATCGCACGCTCGATCGCCGTGCGGCTGGTTGCGCCATGCGGCTGCGCGATTTCGGTGTTGCCGCCAATGACCGCGTGATGTTTGTGCTGCCGAACTGCGTCGAATGGGTCGTGCTCTATCAAGGCACGCTTCAGGCTGGTGCAATCCCGGTTCCAATCAATCCGCTGCTGGCGGCGGCTGAGTTGGCCGCAATCATCACCGATTGCGAGCCGCGCGTGGTGTTCGCGCGCGCAGCGATGGCGGCGCAGTTGCGCGAGAGCATCGGCGACGTCAGTTCCGTGGTCGATATCGACGCGCAGCCGTTCACATCCGATGAAGCCGATCCGCAGCCGTTGCCACGTGCAGGCTCGGACGATGTCGCGCTGATCCTTTATTCATCGGGATCGACCGGCCTGCCGAAGGGCATTGAACTCACGCACGCCAACATCTTCTGGAATGCGCAGGCCTTCGCTTTCGATCTGCTGCGGTTGACGCCGGACGATCGCGGATTGACCGGCCTCCCGCTGAGCCATGTGTTCGGTCATACCTGTCTCTACACGGCATTCCTGTTCGCGGGCGCATCGATCACGCTGGTCGAACGTTTCGATGCTGCGGCGATACTTGCGATGATTCATTCGCAGCGGATTACTGTCTTCATGGGCGTCCCGACCATGTATTGGACGCTGCTGCGCGAGGAAATTCCCGCCGGCTTCGACCTGTCGTCATGGCGGGCCTGCGTCGCCGGCGGCCAGGCGCTGCCGGAAGACGTGCATCGCAAGTTCGAGATCAAATTCGGCGTCGCGATCTCCGAAGGCTACGGTATGACGGAAGCGAGCCCGTCCGTCACCGGGTGCCGCTTGTGGGGCGCGCCGCGCAAGTCCGGTTCGGCCGGACAACCTTATCTCGGCGTGCAATTGCGGATCGTGGACGACGAGGGCCGGGACGTTCCTCGCGGCGAGCGCGGCGAAATTCTCGTTGCGGGACCTGGCGTCGCGCGCGGCTATTTCCGCCAGCCGGATATGACTGCGCAGACCTTTCGCGACGGCTGGCTGCATTCGGGCGACATCGGCTACGTCGATGCGGACGGCTTCCTGTTCGTGGTCGATCGCAAGAAGGAGATGATCATCTCCGGCGGCTACAACATCTATCCGCGTGAGATCGAGGAAGTTGCGCACGCGGTCGAAGGCGTTTACGAAGTCGCGGCGATCGGCGTTCCCGATGACCGGCTCGGCGAGCGCATTGTCGCCTATGTCGTGCTGGACGCCGGTGCCTCGGTGCCGGAGGCGACGCTGCTCCAGCGCTGCAGCGATCAGCTCGCGCGTTACAAGGTGCCGCGCGAGGTGCGCTTCATGGAAGCGCTGCCGCGGAACGCAACCGGAAAGATCGATCGCCGCCGGCTTCGGGACCTTGGCCGCGATCCACAATAA
- a CDS encoding nuclear transport factor 2 family protein, producing MNTQEFTSLLEEMTLAAEAADGERFARCFTEDAIYYDYIYGAHYGRKDIAHMLQNLFRRDADNDYRWEMFDPVFDGRMGYAWSLSSFTSLVPQFKGNFVVIDGMSRFIIRDGLITEYRESVNGGVAMQQLGVEPARMAKVFARWTGWLKERAETVTYLSKQPNWRKRPPQS from the coding sequence ATGAATACGCAGGAATTCACCTCGCTGCTCGAGGAAATGACGCTGGCTGCGGAGGCGGCCGATGGCGAGCGCTTCGCGCGTTGTTTCACCGAGGATGCGATCTATTACGATTACATCTACGGCGCGCATTATGGACGCAAAGATATTGCACACATGCTGCAGAACCTGTTCCGCCGCGATGCCGACAACGACTATCGCTGGGAAATGTTCGATCCGGTGTTCGACGGCCGCATGGGTTATGCGTGGTCATTGTCGAGCTTCACGTCGCTGGTGCCGCAGTTCAAGGGCAACTTCGTCGTGATCGACGGCATGAGCCGCTTCATTATCCGCGATGGTCTGATTACGGAGTATCGCGAATCCGTCAACGGCGGCGTGGCGATGCAGCAGCTCGGCGTAGAGCCGGCGCGAATGGCGAAGGTCTTCGCCCGCTGGACCGGCTGGCTGAAAGAGCGCGCAGAAACCGTCACCTATCTGTCGAAGCAACCGAACTGGCGGAAGCGTCCACCGCAATCCTGA
- a CDS encoding enoyl-CoA hydratase, translating into MTYQHILYDVESRIATITLNRPDRMNAWTPTMEREVRTAMEAAATDDGVRVIVLTGAGRAFCAGADMEELKTLDPNDIKSDQWMKPFDMNRRPDWQTRYSFYPAISKPVIGMLNGAAAGIGLVHALYCDLRFAADNTVFTTSFSRRGLIAEHGMSWMLPRIVGHSNALDLLMSARRVSSAEALQIGLVNRLYPAAELRAKTMEYVKDMVDFASPRAVGVIKRQLYEVPFQSLAEATIYANREMELAARSDDFREGVASFLEKRPPNFSGT; encoded by the coding sequence ATGACCTATCAGCACATCCTGTATGACGTTGAATCGCGCATTGCGACCATCACGCTGAACCGGCCGGATCGCATGAACGCGTGGACCCCGACCATGGAGCGCGAGGTGCGTACTGCCATGGAGGCAGCAGCCACCGATGACGGCGTGCGTGTCATTGTCCTGACCGGGGCCGGCCGCGCATTCTGCGCCGGCGCCGACATGGAGGAACTGAAGACGCTCGATCCCAACGACATCAAGAGCGACCAGTGGATGAAGCCGTTCGATATGAACCGGCGCCCGGACTGGCAGACGCGCTATTCGTTCTATCCCGCGATCTCCAAGCCTGTGATCGGAATGCTGAACGGCGCCGCTGCCGGCATCGGTCTTGTTCATGCGCTGTATTGCGATCTTCGCTTCGCGGCCGACAACACCGTGTTCACGACGTCGTTCTCCCGACGCGGGCTGATCGCCGAACACGGGATGAGCTGGATGCTGCCGCGTATCGTGGGCCACTCCAATGCGCTTGATTTGCTGATGTCCGCGCGGCGGGTCTCGAGCGCAGAAGCGCTGCAGATCGGTCTTGTGAACCGGCTCTATCCGGCGGCGGAACTGCGCGCCAAGACCATGGAATATGTCAAGGACATGGTCGACTTCGCATCGCCGCGCGCGGTCGGCGTCATCAAGCGCCAGCTCTACGAAGTGCCGTTCCAGAGCCTCGCTGAGGCGACGATCTACGCCAACCGCGAAATGGAGCTTGCGGCCCGCAGCGACGATTTCCGAGAGGGCGTCGCGAGCTTCCTCGAAAAGCGCCCCCCGAATTTCTCAGGGACCTGA